From a region of the Micromonospora tarapacensis genome:
- a CDS encoding pyridoxamine 5'-phosphate oxidase family protein, with the protein MITFPGGEVLERLARERVVWLCTLRPDGSPHLTPVWFLYLGGAWWIGTGERNRKVRNIAADPRVSLALPDGDAPVVAEGEASIVRQPFPSDMVEGLRQRYDGWDVTVDGPDGRYVLLRVAVTRWLMAGRAR; encoded by the coding sequence GTGATCACCTTTCCCGGTGGGGAGGTCCTGGAACGGTTGGCGCGGGAGCGGGTCGTCTGGCTGTGCACGCTGCGGCCTGACGGCTCACCGCACCTGACGCCGGTCTGGTTCCTGTATCTCGGTGGCGCATGGTGGATCGGCACCGGCGAACGCAACCGGAAGGTCCGCAACATCGCCGCTGATCCCCGGGTGTCGCTGGCGCTGCCCGACGGTGACGCGCCGGTCGTCGCGGAGGGCGAGGCGAGCATCGTCCGCCAGCCCTTTCCGTCCGACATGGTCGAGGGGCTTCGCCAACGGTACGACGGTTGGGACGTCACGGTGGACGGTCCGGACGGCCGCTATGTCCTGCTCCGGGTCGCGGTGACCCGCTGGCTGATGGCCGGCCGCGCGCGCTGA
- a CDS encoding EamA family transporter has protein sequence MRQPSAAGVGLALALLSAVTFATSGTFARSLIDDGWSAEAVVIARVGVAALVLTTPAVLVLRGRWSVLRRNLASIGVFGLLGVALAQACFFNAVRYLPVGVALLLEYLGIILVVGWMWLAQGQRPRRLTVAGSVAALAGLVFVLDLTGAGRLDPVGVLWGLGAAVGLAGYFVLAGRADAALPSVVMASGGMAAGAGVLLLLGLVGGLPLRATFDTVQFAGQQTSWLVPIAGLALVAAVVAYLAGIAAVRVLGSRLASFVGLSEVLFAVLIAWLLLGELPTVGQLLGGALIVAGVALVRLDELRAPIESAQPKAPEPTFA, from the coding sequence ATGCGTCAACCGTCCGCCGCCGGTGTCGGCCTCGCCCTCGCCCTGCTCTCCGCGGTCACCTTCGCCACCTCGGGCACCTTCGCCCGCTCGCTGATCGACGACGGCTGGTCGGCTGAGGCGGTGGTCATCGCCCGGGTCGGTGTCGCCGCCCTGGTGCTGACGACGCCCGCGGTGCTGGTGTTGCGGGGGCGGTGGTCGGTGCTGCGCCGCAACCTCGCCTCGATCGGCGTGTTCGGGCTGCTCGGGGTCGCGCTCGCCCAGGCATGCTTCTTCAACGCCGTGCGTTACCTGCCGGTCGGTGTCGCGCTGCTGCTGGAATATCTCGGCATCATCCTCGTCGTCGGATGGATGTGGCTGGCGCAGGGACAGCGCCCCCGGCGGCTGACCGTGGCCGGCTCCGTGGCGGCCCTCGCCGGCCTGGTCTTCGTGCTCGATCTGACCGGTGCCGGGCGGCTCGACCCGGTCGGCGTGCTCTGGGGACTGGGAGCGGCGGTCGGACTGGCCGGCTACTTCGTGCTCGCCGGCCGCGCCGACGCAGCCCTTCCATCGGTCGTCATGGCCAGCGGCGGGATGGCCGCCGGCGCTGGAGTGTTGCTGCTGCTCGGCCTGGTCGGAGGGCTGCCACTGCGGGCAACCTTCGACACCGTGCAGTTCGCCGGGCAGCAGACGAGCTGGCTCGTACCGATCGCCGGGCTCGCGCTGGTCGCCGCGGTTGTCGCGTACCTCGCGGGGATCGCCGCGGTCCGCGTCCTCGGTTCCCGGCTGGCGTCCTTCGTCGGGCTGAGCGAGGTGCTGTTCGCGGTGCTGATCGCCTGGTTGCTCCTCGGTGAGCTGCCGACGGTCGGGCAACTGCTCGGCGGGGCACTGATCGTCGCGGGGGTGGCGCTGGTGCGCCTCGACGAGTTGCGGGCGCCCATCGAGTCGGCGCAACCGAAGGCGCCGGAGCCGACGTTCGCGTGA
- a CDS encoding ArsR/SmtB family transcription factor, protein MRIEVTPSDMAASRYAISPLGEAVWALRLCTGQHAVPGLAPWVARVRPAYDELRRRLPAVGALLALLRRGGYNADFIHPAPSGTGQDFSEELAVVRATPLAQARDELARNLAGLRTPPAYARRIYESPDVVDQLADAIEASWATLVQPDWPRLRAVLERDLVHRAGRLLAYGWGAAVADLDPRLRWVSGGGLGAIEVADRDPRSYSLDGRGLLFIPTVFGMMINYVEPPWPFAIVYRASGVAELLGPPDPTRPDDVLDRLVGRTRAALLRALALPATTSQLVVQLGLSLGGVGDHLAVLREAGLVARVRSGRTVRYRRTPLGDALAGDPHRTAERRSGRTR, encoded by the coding sequence ATGCGGATCGAGGTCACCCCGTCGGACATGGCGGCCAGCCGGTACGCCATCTCGCCGCTGGGCGAGGCGGTCTGGGCGCTGCGGCTCTGCACGGGTCAACACGCAGTGCCCGGGCTGGCGCCGTGGGTGGCCCGGGTCCGGCCGGCGTACGACGAGTTGCGCAGACGACTGCCGGCGGTGGGCGCGCTGCTGGCGCTGCTGCGGCGCGGCGGCTACAACGCCGACTTCATCCACCCCGCACCCAGCGGCACCGGCCAGGACTTCTCCGAGGAGCTTGCCGTGGTCCGCGCCACCCCACTCGCCCAGGCCCGCGACGAACTGGCCCGCAATCTGGCGGGGCTCCGGACGCCACCGGCGTACGCCCGCCGGATCTACGAGTCGCCGGACGTGGTGGACCAGCTCGCCGACGCGATCGAGGCGAGCTGGGCGACGCTGGTCCAGCCGGACTGGCCCCGCCTGCGGGCGGTGTTGGAACGGGACCTGGTGCACCGTGCGGGCCGCCTGCTCGCGTACGGCTGGGGCGCCGCGGTCGCCGATCTGGACCCGCGGCTGCGCTGGGTCTCCGGCGGCGGCCTCGGCGCGATCGAGGTGGCCGACCGCGATCCACGCAGCTACTCGCTCGACGGTCGGGGTCTGCTGTTCATCCCCACGGTCTTCGGCATGATGATCAACTATGTCGAGCCGCCGTGGCCGTTCGCGATCGTCTACCGGGCCTCCGGGGTGGCCGAGTTGCTCGGGCCGCCCGATCCCACCCGGCCCGACGACGTGCTGGACCGGCTGGTCGGGCGGACCCGGGCGGCGCTGCTACGGGCGCTCGCCCTGCCCGCCACGACCAGCCAGCTCGTCGTGCAGCTCGGGCTGAGCCTGGGCGGCGTCGGCGACCACCTGGCGGTGCTGCGCGAGGCGGGTCTGGTCGCCCGCGTCCGCTCCGGTCGCACGGTCCGCTACCGGCGCACTCCGCTCGGCGACGCGCTCGCCGGCGACCCCCACCGCACGGCGGAGCGCAGGAGCGGGAGGACGCGGTAG
- a CDS encoding outer membrane protein assembly factor BamB family protein, with protein MAKGSGLGVRGWLLLGLTTVVVLAATGVWNPFPTMWDWVNRRQPISEPDVTWQQRIGGTPRSVTIAGDALVIEQRTRVEARSLATGSQLWERKADWSAVAGAGPDAVVAVGRLLVKGYEVLDPTTGVTRRRDGDAVAVWTYRNLLLDAHCVAATDCTLSAWDPRGTAPLWTAFLPGVSTGLLADNPNLLDTRRFTTNRIDDGVAGPEAVPPLLGFPVDGRVHVVDTATGRVLQNVEPDRDERLAVIGGRLLRITARSQDGNCYFAISGRDSATGQEAWQQSGINLRTADSAGCVQREDPYGARNVLVGVSPDGREAVLDGYDGRLLLVTANSERVLAVDDRYAVVRTADGGGVSARELGPGQVRWNRPTGEKAGAALTPYAAIVADQKPNRLVALDPRTGRELAVLRTSANALAVGPAGMVIGEGREIGYLRFGATGGNPSGDGNGSDGGDPGAGSDPRPQHTCGAKNESCATPDPGK; from the coding sequence GTGGCGAAGGGGAGCGGCCTCGGCGTACGTGGCTGGCTGCTGCTCGGCCTGACCACGGTCGTGGTGCTCGCCGCTACCGGAGTATGGAACCCATTCCCCACCATGTGGGACTGGGTCAACCGGCGCCAGCCGATCTCCGAGCCGGACGTGACCTGGCAGCAGCGGATCGGCGGCACCCCACGCAGCGTCACCATTGCCGGTGATGCCCTCGTGATCGAGCAGCGCACCCGGGTGGAGGCCCGCAGCCTGGCCACCGGCAGCCAGCTCTGGGAACGCAAGGCGGACTGGAGCGCGGTGGCCGGCGCCGGGCCGGACGCCGTGGTCGCGGTGGGCCGGCTGCTGGTGAAGGGGTACGAGGTGCTCGACCCGACCACCGGCGTCACCCGGCGGCGCGACGGCGACGCGGTGGCTGTCTGGACATACCGGAACCTCCTGCTCGACGCGCACTGCGTGGCGGCCACCGACTGCACCCTGAGTGCCTGGGATCCGCGCGGGACGGCGCCGCTGTGGACCGCCTTCCTGCCCGGGGTCAGCACCGGCCTGCTCGCCGACAACCCGAACCTGCTCGACACCCGCCGGTTCACCACCAACCGGATCGACGACGGGGTGGCCGGCCCGGAGGCGGTACCACCACTGCTCGGTTTCCCGGTCGACGGTCGGGTGCACGTGGTGGACACGGCCACCGGCCGAGTGCTCCAGAACGTCGAGCCCGACCGGGACGAGCGGCTCGCCGTGATCGGTGGTCGCCTGTTGCGGATCACCGCCCGCTCCCAGGACGGCAACTGCTACTTCGCGATCTCCGGCCGGGACTCGGCCACCGGGCAGGAGGCGTGGCAGCAGTCGGGGATCAACCTGCGCACCGCCGACAGCGCCGGCTGCGTGCAGCGGGAGGACCCGTACGGCGCCCGGAACGTGCTGGTCGGTGTCTCACCCGACGGTCGGGAGGCCGTCCTCGACGGGTACGACGGTCGGTTGTTGCTGGTCACCGCCAACTCCGAACGGGTGCTCGCCGTCGACGACCGGTACGCCGTCGTGCGTACCGCCGACGGTGGCGGGGTCTCCGCCCGCGAGCTCGGCCCCGGACAGGTCCGGTGGAACCGGCCGACCGGTGAGAAGGCGGGTGCGGCGCTGACCCCGTACGCGGCGATCGTCGCCGACCAGAAGCCCAACCGGTTGGTCGCGCTCGACCCGCGTACCGGGCGGGAACTGGCCGTGCTGCGAACCTCGGCGAACGCGCTCGCGGTCGGCCCCGCCGGCATGGTGATCGGGGAGGGCCGGGAGATCGGCTACCTCCGCTTCGGCGCGACGGGTGGGAACCCGTCGGGCGACGGCAACGGGAGCGACGGCGGCGATCCCGGAGCCGGCAGCGACCCGCGACCGCAGCACACCTGCGGTGCGAAGAACGAGTCGTGCGCCACCCCCGACCCCGGCAAGTGA
- a CDS encoding Lrp/AsnC family transcriptional regulator → MNTGQVVQLDELDARLIELLAEEPRIGVLECSRRLQVARGTVQARLDKLVGRGVIAGFGPDLGPAALGFTVTSFVTLEISQRHGHDPVTRHLAAIPEVLEAHTITGSGDLLCRIVARSNTDLQRVIDQIVAYEGITRASTIIALAEQIPYRVLPLLRSAVRWGSPASASPSGVRR, encoded by the coding sequence ATGAACACTGGTCAGGTTGTCCAGCTCGACGAGCTGGATGCGCGGCTCATCGAACTGCTCGCCGAGGAGCCCCGGATCGGGGTGCTGGAGTGTTCGCGCCGGCTCCAGGTGGCCCGGGGGACGGTCCAGGCCCGACTCGACAAGCTGGTCGGCCGGGGCGTGATCGCCGGCTTCGGGCCGGACCTGGGCCCCGCCGCACTCGGCTTCACGGTGACCAGCTTCGTCACCCTGGAGATCAGCCAACGGCACGGGCACGACCCGGTCACCCGTCACCTGGCGGCGATCCCCGAGGTGCTGGAGGCGCACACCATCACCGGTTCGGGTGACCTGCTCTGCCGGATCGTGGCCCGCTCGAACACCGACCTCCAACGGGTGATCGACCAGATCGTGGCGTACGAGGGGATCACCCGGGCGTCCACCATCATCGCGCTCGCCGAGCAGATCCCCTACCGCGTCCTCCCGCTCCTGCGCTCCGCCGTGCGGTGGGGGTCGCCGGCGAGCGCGTCGCCGAGCGGAGTGCGCCGGTAG
- a CDS encoding class II fumarate hydratase: protein MTTRETTGYRIERDSMGEVEVPAEALWRAQTQRAVQNFPISGRGIEPAQIRALAQIKGAAADVNGDLGVIDPNVAAAIAAAAAHVADGGYDDQFPVDVFQTGSGTSSNMNTNEVIATLAGRELGRDVHANDDVNASQSSNDVFPSSIHLAATEAVARDLLPALAHLAGALEAKAGEFETVVKAGRTHLMDATPVTLGQEFGGYAAQVRYGIERLEGALPRLAELPLGGTAVGTGINTPLGFAARVIEKLRDSTGLPLTEARNHFEAQGARDALVETSGQLRTVAVGLYKIANDIRWMGSGPRAGLRELRIPDLQPGSSIMPGKVNPVVCEAVRQVCAQVIGNDATVAFAGSQGDFELNVMLPVMGRNILESIRLIAASSRLLADRCVVGLVADAEVCLSYAEGSPSIVTPLNRHLGYDEAASIAKEALERQISIKEVVLSRGHVDSGRLTEVQLEEALDLLRMTHP, encoded by the coding sequence GTGACGACTAGGGAGACGACCGGCTACCGGATCGAACGTGACTCGATGGGCGAGGTCGAGGTGCCCGCCGAGGCGCTGTGGCGGGCACAGACACAGCGGGCGGTGCAGAACTTCCCGATCTCGGGCCGGGGGATCGAGCCGGCCCAGATCCGGGCGCTGGCCCAGATCAAGGGTGCGGCGGCCGACGTCAACGGTGACCTGGGCGTGATCGACCCGAACGTGGCCGCGGCCATCGCCGCCGCCGCCGCGCACGTGGCCGACGGCGGGTACGACGACCAGTTCCCGGTCGACGTGTTCCAGACCGGCTCCGGCACGTCGTCCAACATGAACACCAACGAGGTGATCGCCACGCTCGCCGGCCGGGAACTGGGCCGGGACGTGCACGCCAACGACGACGTCAACGCCTCGCAGTCCAGCAACGACGTCTTTCCGTCCTCGATCCACCTTGCCGCCACGGAGGCGGTCGCGCGGGACCTGCTGCCGGCGCTGGCCCACCTGGCCGGCGCGTTGGAGGCGAAGGCCGGTGAGTTCGAGACCGTGGTCAAGGCCGGGCGCACCCACCTGATGGACGCCACTCCGGTGACCCTCGGGCAGGAGTTCGGCGGATACGCCGCCCAGGTCCGGTACGGCATCGAGCGGCTGGAGGGGGCGCTGCCTCGACTGGCCGAACTGCCGCTGGGCGGCACGGCGGTCGGCACCGGGATCAACACCCCGCTCGGCTTCGCCGCACGGGTGATCGAGAAGCTGCGCGACTCGACCGGGCTGCCGCTGACCGAGGCGCGGAACCATTTCGAGGCGCAGGGTGCCCGGGACGCGCTGGTGGAGACCTCCGGGCAGCTGCGTACCGTCGCGGTCGGGCTCTACAAGATCGCGAACGACATCCGCTGGATGGGCTCGGGCCCCCGCGCCGGGCTGCGCGAGCTGCGCATTCCCGACCTCCAACCGGGCTCGTCGATCATGCCCGGCAAGGTCAACCCGGTGGTCTGCGAGGCCGTCCGGCAGGTCTGCGCGCAGGTCATCGGCAACGACGCGACCGTGGCCTTCGCCGGCTCGCAGGGCGACTTCGAGCTGAACGTGATGCTGCCGGTGATGGGCCGCAACATCCTGGAGTCGATCCGGCTGATCGCCGCGTCGAGCCGCCTGCTCGCCGACAGATGCGTGGTCGGCCTGGTCGCGGACGCCGAGGTCTGCCTGTCGTACGCCGAGGGCTCGCCGTCGATCGTCACCCCGCTCAACCGCCACCTCGGGTACGACGAGGCCGCCTCGATCGCCAAGGAGGCGCTGGAGAGGCAGATCTCCATCAAGGAGGTGGTGCTCTCCCGGGGGCACGTCGACTCCGGCAGGCTCACCGAGGTCCAGTTGGAGGAGGCGCTCGACCTGCTCCGGATGACCCATCCCTGA
- a CDS encoding fumarate hydratase gives MSSAADFSYASLLPTGPDQTEYRLITDEGVDVVNGPGGRRFLTVEPAALTALTAEAMHDIAHFLRPAHLAQLRSIIDDPAASPNDRFVALDLLRNANIAAGGVLPMCQDTGTAIVMGKRGRHVLTDGGDAEAISRGVWQAYTRLNLRYSQLAPLTMWEERNTGSNLPAQVELYAEDPDGQPDAYKFLFMAKGGGSANKSYLYQETKALLNPTRMMQFLEEKLRLIGTAACPPYHLAVVIGGTSAEYALKTAKYASAKYLDALPTSGSMTAHGFRDLELEAEVLELTRNFGIGAQFGGRYFCHDVRVVRLPRHGASCPVAIAVSCSADRQAVAKVTPSGVWLERLETDPARFLPEVTEASLDPTEVVRVDLNRPMDSIRAELSKYPVKTRLSLNGPLVVARDIAHAKIAERLDAGEQMPQYLRDHAVYYAGPAKTPEGYASGSFGPTTAGRMDAYVEKFQAAGGSMVMLAKGNRSAQVTRSCEQHGGFYLGSIGGPAARLAQDCIKHVEVLEYAELGMEAVWKIEVVDFPAFIVVDDKGNDFFAEVTKPVLTIGRH, from the coding sequence ATGAGCAGCGCCGCCGACTTCTCGTACGCCTCCCTGCTGCCGACCGGTCCGGACCAGACCGAGTACCGCCTGATCACCGACGAGGGCGTCGACGTCGTCAACGGTCCGGGCGGTCGCCGGTTCCTCACCGTGGAACCGGCCGCGCTGACCGCGTTGACCGCCGAGGCGATGCACGACATCGCACACTTCCTGCGCCCCGCCCACCTGGCCCAGCTGCGGTCGATCATCGACGACCCGGCGGCCTCGCCGAACGACCGGTTCGTCGCGTTGGACCTGCTGCGCAACGCCAACATCGCCGCCGGCGGGGTGCTGCCGATGTGCCAGGACACCGGCACCGCGATTGTGATGGGCAAGCGTGGCCGGCACGTGCTCACCGACGGTGGCGACGCCGAGGCCATCTCGCGCGGCGTGTGGCAGGCGTACACCCGGCTGAACCTGCGCTACTCGCAGCTGGCCCCGCTCACCATGTGGGAGGAGCGGAACACCGGCAGCAACCTGCCGGCCCAGGTCGAGCTGTACGCGGAGGATCCGGACGGCCAGCCGGACGCGTACAAGTTCCTCTTCATGGCCAAGGGGGGCGGCTCGGCGAACAAGTCGTACCTCTACCAGGAGACCAAGGCGCTGCTGAACCCGACGCGGATGATGCAGTTCCTGGAGGAGAAGCTGCGGTTGATCGGCACCGCGGCCTGCCCGCCCTACCACCTGGCCGTGGTGATCGGCGGCACCAGCGCCGAGTACGCCCTCAAGACCGCGAAGTACGCCTCGGCGAAGTACCTCGACGCCCTGCCCACCTCGGGCTCGATGACCGCGCACGGCTTCCGTGACCTGGAGCTGGAGGCCGAGGTGCTGGAGCTGACCCGCAACTTCGGCATCGGCGCGCAGTTCGGCGGGCGCTACTTCTGCCATGACGTACGGGTGGTGCGGCTGCCCCGGCACGGCGCGTCGTGCCCGGTGGCGATCGCCGTGTCCTGCTCGGCGGACCGGCAGGCGGTCGCCAAGGTCACCCCGTCGGGCGTTTGGCTGGAGCGACTCGAAACCGACCCGGCCCGCTTCCTGCCCGAGGTCACCGAGGCGAGCCTGGACCCGACCGAGGTGGTCCGCGTCGACCTCAACCGGCCGATGGACTCCATCCGCGCCGAGCTGTCCAAGTACCCGGTCAAGACGCGGCTGTCGCTGAACGGCCCGCTGGTGGTGGCCAGGGACATCGCCCACGCGAAGATCGCGGAGCGGCTGGACGCGGGTGAGCAGATGCCGCAGTATCTGCGCGACCACGCGGTCTACTACGCCGGCCCGGCGAAGACCCCGGAGGGCTACGCCTCCGGCTCGTTCGGCCCGACCACGGCCGGGCGGATGGACGCGTACGTGGAGAAGTTCCAGGCCGCCGGCGGGTCGATGGTGATGCTGGCCAAGGGCAACCGGTCGGCGCAGGTCACCCGCTCCTGCGAGCAGCACGGCGGCTTCTACCTCGGCTCGATCGGCGGCCCGGCGGCCCGGCTCGCGCAGGACTGCATCAAGCACGTCGAGGTCCTGGAGTACGCGGAGCTGGGCATGGAGGCCGTCTGGAAGATCGAGGTGGTGGACTTCCCGGCCTTCATCGTCGTCGACGACAAGGGCAACGACTTCTTCGCCGAGGTGACCAAGCCGGTGCTCACCATCGGCCGCCACTGA
- a CDS encoding AfsR/SARP family transcriptional regulator, whose translation MRFGILGPLRVGAGEGTLTAGRDRIVLAVLLLRSGRIVPVDELVDAVWQERPPATARAQLQTCVFRLRQRFAALGIPPETIVTDPVGYGVRTFGGELDAEVFGAEVNAARSALTAGQLAEARRHFRTALALWRGPALDGIASPGVRRRAHTLDERRFDTLEECVDIELRLGLAADLIDELTDAVERQPLRERLRGQLMLALAGVGRQAHALTVYQDGRRLYAEELGIEPGPALQELHQRVLAGDLAVAGPGHQPMPPVRALPRVISDFTGRQETIARLVKEIEEDQARVQLIDGMPGSGKTTLAVHLAARLADRYPDAQLFIDLHGHSARSPLTPAAAVAALLRQLGVPTERIPPDLDDRLAMWRTELTARRALLLLDNAGSADQVTPLLPTGPGCLTLITSRRRLVGLDEGRPSSLPVLDAGEAVELLGRVAGEARVAAEPVAAAEVVRRCGYLPLAIRLAGARLAHRPRWRIADLVERLRDAGDPLAELAAGQRSVGDAFALSYAQVTPAAQRMFRLLGLHPGIRFDNTVAAALAELPLAEAQDVLDELVDAHLVEEPEPGRYRLHDLVREYARTLLDEPGNSAEYRAALERLLDHHLYTAAEIARRAEYPSSRRGFVLPEPPRADLVEVCARQGLSWADENRMALTALSRMAEEEFPRHCWQMAWACWRPFWNGGQIDELTEMHTVGLRAAEALRDDSAVALMLNYLASACYRRAEFVWAVRLLERAVEASRGDVCGEQLANNIWNLGAAHSANGDHRQAIEYFNEASRVLRRLDRRAELTNLNNTTYGLLCWGHYGEALRSSRTHMAVARAAADHRQLANAVGHTGLIRYRMGDTDPARRLLRAGLALHRKVGNRFDEGDVLNGLGMIEREAGRPAAAATLHREALIAMADAGDRIGQCASRNLLARALLDQGDVQSALDLFRRVLRDATKVNHRHQQAQALDGVARCLRLSDPAAARSHWTRALALFRQLDVPDQDEVAALLAALD comes from the coding sequence ATGCGCTTCGGGATCCTGGGACCCTTGCGGGTCGGCGCCGGGGAGGGCACCCTCACCGCCGGCCGGGACCGGATCGTCCTCGCCGTGCTCCTGCTGCGGTCCGGTCGGATCGTGCCGGTGGACGAGTTGGTCGACGCGGTCTGGCAGGAACGGCCGCCCGCCACCGCCCGCGCCCAGTTGCAGACCTGCGTCTTCCGCCTGCGGCAGCGCTTCGCGGCGTTGGGGATCCCGCCGGAGACGATCGTCACCGATCCGGTCGGCTACGGCGTACGGACCTTCGGCGGCGAACTCGACGCCGAGGTGTTCGGCGCCGAGGTGAACGCGGCGCGCAGCGCCCTCACCGCCGGTCAGCTCGCCGAGGCCCGCCGCCACTTCCGCACCGCGCTGGCGCTCTGGCGGGGACCGGCGCTCGACGGCATCGCCAGCCCCGGCGTGCGACGGCGGGCACACACCCTCGACGAACGGCGGTTCGACACGCTTGAGGAGTGCGTCGACATCGAACTGCGGCTCGGCCTGGCGGCCGACCTGATCGACGAGCTGACCGATGCCGTCGAGCGCCAGCCCCTGCGGGAGCGGCTGCGCGGGCAGCTCATGCTCGCCCTGGCCGGCGTCGGCCGGCAGGCCCACGCGCTCACCGTCTACCAGGACGGCCGTCGGTTGTACGCCGAGGAACTGGGCATCGAGCCGGGCCCGGCATTGCAGGAACTGCACCAGCGGGTGCTCGCGGGTGACCTGGCCGTGGCCGGCCCCGGACACCAGCCGATGCCGCCGGTCCGGGCGCTGCCCCGAGTGATCAGCGACTTCACCGGGCGCCAGGAGACCATCGCGCGGCTGGTCAAGGAGATCGAGGAGGACCAGGCCCGGGTCCAGCTGATCGACGGTATGCCGGGCAGCGGCAAGACCACCCTCGCGGTGCACCTCGCGGCCCGGCTGGCCGACCGGTACCCCGACGCGCAGCTCTTCATCGACCTGCACGGGCACAGCGCCCGCTCGCCGCTCACCCCGGCCGCGGCCGTGGCGGCCCTGCTGCGGCAGCTCGGTGTTCCGACGGAGCGGATCCCGCCGGACCTGGACGACCGACTGGCGATGTGGCGCACCGAGCTGACGGCGCGGCGTGCGCTGCTGCTGCTCGACAACGCCGGCAGCGCCGACCAGGTGACGCCGCTGCTGCCGACCGGGCCCGGCTGCCTCACCCTGATCACCAGTCGTCGCCGGCTGGTCGGTCTCGATGAGGGGCGACCCTCCTCGCTCCCGGTACTCGATGCGGGGGAGGCCGTCGAACTCCTCGGCCGGGTGGCCGGTGAGGCGCGGGTAGCTGCCGAGCCGGTGGCCGCGGCCGAGGTGGTGCGCCGCTGTGGCTACCTGCCCCTGGCGATCCGGCTGGCCGGCGCTCGCCTGGCCCACCGTCCTCGGTGGCGCATAGCCGACCTGGTCGAACGCCTCCGCGACGCCGGCGACCCACTGGCGGAGCTGGCGGCGGGGCAACGGTCCGTCGGCGACGCCTTCGCCCTGTCGTACGCCCAGGTGACGCCAGCGGCGCAGCGAATGTTCCGGCTGCTCGGCCTGCACCCGGGCATCCGGTTCGACAACACCGTCGCCGCCGCGCTCGCCGAACTGCCACTCGCCGAGGCTCAGGACGTGCTCGACGAGCTGGTCGACGCGCACCTGGTCGAGGAGCCGGAACCGGGCCGGTACCGGCTGCACGACCTGGTCCGTGAGTACGCCCGCACACTGTTGGACGAGCCGGGAAACTCGGCGGAGTATCGGGCGGCGCTGGAGCGGCTGCTCGACCACCACCTGTACACGGCCGCCGAGATCGCGCGGAGAGCCGAGTACCCGAGCAGCCGGCGGGGGTTCGTCCTGCCGGAGCCACCCCGCGCGGATCTGGTGGAGGTGTGCGCGAGGCAGGGGCTCAGCTGGGCCGACGAGAACCGGATGGCATTGACAGCCCTGTCCCGGATGGCGGAGGAGGAGTTCCCCCGGCACTGCTGGCAGATGGCCTGGGCCTGCTGGCGGCCGTTCTGGAACGGCGGGCAGATCGACGAGCTGACCGAGATGCACACCGTCGGATTGCGAGCGGCGGAGGCGCTGCGCGACGACTCGGCCGTGGCGCTGATGCTGAACTACCTCGCCTCCGCCTGCTACCGGCGGGCCGAGTTCGTGTGGGCCGTCCGACTGTTGGAGCGGGCGGTCGAGGCCAGCCGGGGGGACGTGTGCGGAGAGCAGCTCGCGAACAACATCTGGAATCTCGGCGCTGCCCACTCAGCCAACGGCGACCACCGCCAGGCCATCGAGTACTTCAACGAGGCTTCCCGGGTGCTGCGGCGTCTGGACCGCCGGGCCGAGCTGACCAATCTCAACAACACCACGTACGGGCTGCTGTGCTGGGGGCACTACGGGGAGGCACTCCGGAGCAGCCGGACGCACATGGCGGTGGCGCGGGCGGCGGCCGATCATCGGCAGTTGGCCAACGCGGTGGGGCACACAGGGCTGATCCGCTACCGCATGGGTGACACCGATCCGGCCCGGCGGCTGCTGCGGGCCGGGCTGGCCCTGCACCGCAAGGTCGGCAACCGGTTCGACGAGGGGGACGTGCTCAACGGGTTGGGAATGATCGAACGGGAGGCGGGCCGGCCGGCGGCGGCGGCGACGCTGCACCGGGAGGCGTTGATCGCGATGGCGGACGCGGGGGACCGGATCGGGCAGTGCGCCTCGCGGAACCTGCTGGCCCGTGCCCTGCTCGATCAGGGGGACGTGCAGAGCGCACTGGACCTGTTCCGCCGGGTCCTGCGGGACGCCACCAAGGTCAACCATCGGCACCAGCAGGCCCAGGCGCTGGACGGCGTCGCCCGCTGTCTGCGGCTGAGCGACCCGGCGGCGGCCCGGTCGCACTGGACGCGGGCGCTGGCCCTGTTCCGGCAGCTCGACGTGCCCGACCAGGACGAGGTGGCGGCGCTGCTCGCCGCGCTGGACTGA